AATTTAAAACCTCCCTGTCTGAAGCTCAATCAGATGTTGCCACTTACTGCCCTGGAGCTCTCCCAGAGCCACTGCTAGCCACTGCCCTGATGATCCAATGTTGTAAAAGCACAGATAAGACAACAGGCACCACACATTCAGTGctgtaaataaattcatttcagtggagaGGACACAGTGCTAAACAAAtcatacacaaaaaaagcacCAATGTCCTTATCATTGCAGATATTATCAGCCATCCTTTTGATGAACAATACATAGAGTTTTAATCATAGAGCATATATCTACGGAGAGTCACGccatacagacaaacacaaacacacacacacacctcgtttGACTGGTTAGGGTGAGAAATATTTTGTagcctttatttatattttggctttctttctcacttctctctgcctttttacTTTACCCCCCTTTCTACtttgcagttcctcttgtcccTTCCTTTCCCTGGCCTGCATCCGCTCAGAGAAGGGGACCGCAAGTGCCAACAAATAATCGCTGAAATATGCCAAGACCAGCCCTAAGCACAATAGGACCAACTGTCCAACTGACCCATTAACAGCAACAAAACCGGCTGCAAGGCCTCAAACATTCCAGATATTGAGTGGGGGAACACATACTGGGAACAAAgcactatttagttttatttactgctttcttccaaattatatttatatttaaatatatatcataatatatgAAGGACATATGTAAAGTTATATCCAGGATTATTCGAGGGACGTGTGGTAATTGAAAGATTGTCCttgtctgtctttatgtccGTCTAACCTGTAACAGAGCACACTGCCTGACACCCTCAATGCCTTCTGTCTTGTTGACCCTCGTACAGCATGTCTGTGTCCTGTATATAGCGAGTGCATAGAGATCAATCTGATGAAAAGACGTGTGAGAACGACGGCGTCTGAGTGTGGATGTAGAATtttgtgcgagtgtgtttgtaAGATGTTCTAATGTTGACCTCATGTAGCCGCCCCGTGTTGCCTGTTACCTGCAAATGTAAAATCACAGGAAGCCATCACAAGCAAAGAACATCACACAGGGAGGGGTGGATTAGATTTTCTAAGTGTCTCTTACTTTGGGAAGGATGCGTCTTATAACTTAGGATGGTTATTTCCATCTTTTTTGTGTTACTGTAAACATTCCACAGATAGACGCCCCTATACTGGGTGTGTGTTAGAGGTGCAcgatagaagaagaaaaactaccAGCTCCTTTTCTTCACAAAAGACAACTCGTCAAATCAAAACCTGCATGTAAGAAGATGATAAACAACAACCCTGAGATCCTATTTTTCAAAAGCAACAACCTCTGACATAAACCAAGCAGGGTGCACCCCAGGGGAGCACAAATCACTAATGATGTACTGCCAATAATCCCTTGGTTTATGAACAAGATGATCCCGACTGATGCAGCTGCAGAAACTGTAACCCTGATCACTAATACTCGATAAGTGAGACTGGTGTTAAAGGGTTGCAGATCCAGACTTCACCAGGTCCAGCGCTGACATTTAAACAAGGGACTACAGTTTAGTAGAGATGTAGTGTGAAGTTTTAGACGCACAGAGGTCTTCAGTGCACCTGTGATAACAGGTTTATGCTCCGATCTTCTCTTTATGGAATGGCAGGAATCAACACTTCAGTTAAATTATTTCCTTAATCAAAAGTAACTTTCCCTTAATTAAACGTCTATATTCATGAAtgcctttttttattgatcGATCGGTTTATCCATCTATAAAGGATATGGTATGTTTGTTGTGCGCAAAAAAGCATCCAGTCGACGAAATGATGACTcgaaaaaacaagtttattaaTGACAGGGTGTTTTTTCCTCTACCCCCAAAGCACTTGATCATAAATGAATACTTTAATAGACCCCCTCCTCTTTTGAACAAGGTGTAAGAACTGAACTCTATGCATCTAATCTATAAAAATCTATGTGgatgagtcattttttttgaAGCAGTCATATAATGTTTACATTGTggattattattcttattatatcAGCACAAGTGTTTGACTGATATGTTGTAAATGCTGTCTCTATTGTAATGGGCCAAATATCACAGCTGTAGTAGAGCTGATTAGAGACTGAAattttgtttgtgcagcttCTCAGCGCAGAGGAAAATAATCGGGAACAGAGAGATTAATTGTTGTTGATTGGCACTGTAAATAGCTCGGATGTAACAAACACATGTCAGACTATGTGAAGTGAAGTTTGCTGCTCTTTTGTAGACTTGAATTTTGCTCTGGGTGACTGGGCGGTTGggaattattatatatatatatgtgtgtgtgtgggtgcccAATCTGGATATGTAGCTATTACTGAAAGATACAGAAAGGCCGTGTCCACACTGGAGATGAATGACAAGCACTTTGCACAAATGTGATTATTTAATCGGTTCGATTAAGAGCCGAATAAATACACAGCTAGCTTCTGATTTTTATACTGGCATTATATGCCTTCATATAGACTATACAAAGAAAAACTACCTATCTAAGTAAACTAAATCTAAACATGTTGTGTCACTCTCTGGTGTGTACAAAGTCTTTCATTCAAGGGGACATCTGCAGtcttttaataactttaaataaCTGTCACATAGCTGGAAATGCCAcgaaaaaatatctttatttattgcTGTTGACAATGATACTTTAGTCGAGAGgattcctccttctcctcctcctcctctttcagaGTTTGCGTGTTGGGGTATTGGACTGGCATGTGGCACAGGAATGCACACAGAAGTTAAGGGCAAGGATAAATGTTAGAAGCACAATGaaaagcacacagagacagacagacatgcatgATCTGTTCTGTCTAGATGACCaggccacacagacagacacctgaCACAGTGACGCCGGTCCGGTACTTCCAGAAATTGGTGCATGATaggaacaataaaacaaaaagaaaaaaatgtattgtgcCAGCACGCATAATTATTTGATGTTCGATGCCAATTGTTGTCtcctttattttgatattttcattattgttttctatttttcaaatgtttgtgaatatataaatatgtattactGATGATGTGTAGTGGTACAAAGTACTCGCATGAGAATTTTTTTATACACGAGATGTTTCTaattttttgggttttttttattctggttGTTCTTATTGGGGGTCGAGGTTACTGGGACTGCAGTCTCATTGTGTTTCTGCTtccaataaaatatgaaaaaaaagaagcttcatCTCGTTTCTTGTTTGTCATACTGAGATCTTTTGACACCTACTTTTAACTTTATCCAAATCTTTCCTACCTTTTTTTAGAAGAGACTTTATATTCCTGCTCTCCATTGGCATTCATACCGTTTTAAACTCAATCCACTAATAATTAAcagattaaaaatcaaaaaattaaGTAGTGTAATAATCTGAGAGAGGAGTTAAATACCTCCTGGAAGTTATTTAAATTTCAAAGGACTAAATTCAGCAGGTAAGGAGTTAAAGTCGTATATTTGCTCTGAAGAGACCTTTTTTTAGACTCTGCGTAGAAAGGAGATCTTGAGGGAGTCTGGGATGACTAACTGCTCTGCACAGAGGACAGGGGGAGGCATGTAGGGAAATGTGACAGGAAACACTCGTCTCACATCCATTAGGAGCTGTGGAGGCTGACCGTCCGAATGGCCTTTGAGAAGCCCCTAGAAGAGAAGAAGACCACCCATGAGAGAGACATTTTAAACAGCTAAACACATAAAACCCAGCACCTGTAGACAATACCTGGACACTACGGATGAAATTCAGTGTGACTCTTTCATCAAGGTCACTGTGGGGAGTGTAGAGGGTCAGGATCTTCACAATctgttaaacaaacagacaccaGCAGGCAGTTAAATACACTTTAACTGCacaacatcctcctctcccttcaGGCCAGATGGAGATAGCTAGAGACCCACCTGCTGGCTCGACAGGGCAGTGCAGGTCTGAACAAGGGCCTGTGCATCTGCCTCAGTCTTTTTCccagcctgcagcagctgaactgCCTGGATCAGGGGCTCTAGTGTGGCCACAGCGCCACCTGCCTGCAAACCTCGGCTCCGCAGCCACTCCTCCAGCAGACTCACATTATACCTGAGTGACAAGCAACAGACAGGCTGGATAATAAGTAATCTAATATGTTTACACACACCATAATATGAACACAGGTACACtgtaatgcaataaaataatcaatgtTCATACTGTTTCAGGGTGGTATCGTATTACTATGGTAATTTTTtaggctgtagtttgtggtgtgATATTGTATAATGCAGTTGTGCATCTTATGTCTTCCCTTAATATGAAATaagtagagctgaaacaattagtttaTTATACAACTGATTAATGGCAATTGCTTTTGAATTACATTCAATTAAAATGATGTAGAAAtctagtaaaataaataaaatttaataaaatcgaaaatgctgaattaaaataaattcattcgatttaaacaaataatttatttttaaatgtttctgtcatttattaattaaatatgttaaatattagCTGATTTCAGCTTTTTGTGAGCATTTACTGTTTTCCTTTGTCATATATCACAGAAAACTGACACAGACTGTGTATTTGCAGCGGATGCTTGTAATGTAATGCTGCCTGTGTCTTCAAGACCCCCTAGAAAATTAGgtaaaaatctattaaaataaatcaaatttaatgaaATCGAAatcgaataaaaaaaaaatactttaaacttTATCTAAGAATTAAATTTAATTCCAATAATTTAATTGAAttgctgtgatgtgttttattttgtatctgtGTTTATATGAAAATTAGATGCTACATCTTAAAGGGATCTCCTATAGATGATTTCTACATGTATCTGTGTATATTTCTACCGTATCTGCATGCCACGACTCCAGCAGCACATGTCCTTCCTCAGCAGCAGGCTGTTGAAAGCAGAGGCACACATAAGGTAGGTGAGCTGATGGAAGGCCTGCTCCATCTGTGCTGGAGGCAGAGCCTGACGGGACAAAGCTGTGTGAAGGGCTCCCAGCTCCCTCAGCACCGACGCCATGGTGGGAGCATCGCCTCCTAAGGCCCTGGGGTCTGATCCTGCTCGCTTTCTGGACGTTACCAACTTTACCGCAGCGGCAGACAGACCTGGGATGGTCTCGCTCTCTAACAGAGCAgggactgagagagaaagagagcacaaggtgagaggagaggagcggtGGAGTGGAGAGTATTAACAGCATCAGCATTGTCTTCTTCGTAGGCGTACCTATGATGTTTTGTAGACGTTTTTCAGTGATGGAGAGGAGCTGCTGATAGGCCTGGATACAGAGGTCACTCAGGGTGCGGATCAAGTCGCTCACATCAGTGGTCAGTGGAACCAGTTCGTCTGAGTTAAGGGTCTGAAAAGCAATCAGTGCAGTCATATATTCATATAGTACAAGCTTATTACAAAAATCTTGACACTGTGCAAGAAAAATCTTTAAGGTGATTTGTTTTACATCCTGAACAAATAATAATGTTCATCCTACCTGTTTTGGGGAGTGCTGGGTCAACAGGTCATGCAACAGACAGGCATTTTTCAGCCACATAGCCGTCATATCTACATCAGTACTATGTTTCTGCAGGACAGAGAAGATGAAAACGCTGTTAAGCAACACTATTTAATCAAATGAACATTCCTCTGTGCTGTTATTTATATTTGCCTGTGAAAGAGGTATACAGGCTTTGTTTACTGTGTCCTTAGGGGACAGTTTGTTGGAGTTGGACACACACATAGGACAAATCACATCaaagagtgtttcaaagtcagcTGTCGATGCTTCTCTGTGAGTGACAACCTACCCGACATGAGGTGATCTGCCCTTACGTATAAAACCTCAACCATATGGTGCGCTCAGAACTCAGGTTACCTTCAGAGCTGCCTTCATAGCCGTGACAGCAGCGCTACAGAGTGAGCGCGCGTGAGTTTGGTCTCCGCTGCAGTCGGCTTGACGGACACACAGGAAGACCACGCTGGCAGGCAGACCAGGAGGCAGAGACAGGGCGCTGTCAACACGGATGTCTggaccacagacagagagagcagcaaTGGCAGAGAGAACATGTCCGGGTCATATTTGTCAGCCACTGatgagttatttattttaaggtttGTTCTTGTTAGTCACACCATGCTCagaggcaacaaaacaaaactgcagccTCATCATCCCCTTATAACTGTCATAGAAGACCATCGTGTCTTTACAGTGAACACAATAGGTTTAAGGAGTCCAACATATCCGCACAATCataccattttttttaaatgcacaaaaacaaactgggTCAGTTAAATATTCAATCACTAgataatcaaaaaaaataatagattaATTGTTTTTTCAAGGTACAAATATCAACAATTTCAAGTTCCAGCCTTTGAGTTGTGAGTATGTGCATGTTTCCTTATCAATGTTTTAGTACACACGTATTTTGGcttgtttttatataatatacatataatatataagtatGTAAGATTCTACTTTGACACTGATACAagttactttgtgtgttttctatctAAAAGTTTAAATGCTTCCACACACTAAAATTTGAATATAGTGTTTGTTAATGTTGCTCTAAAGTggtaaaaacttaaaaactatACATACAACACAGCTGACAGTTATCTCACCTGTGATGAGGTTCTTGATAAGTCTGGTTTCATCTCTCTTCCTACACTCTAGTAAACCAGTGACTGTCGCTGGCTTTGGTGGGGATGGACAGGAGGTCACCTCTGATGGAAGAACTGGAAAgagaaaacatcacaacacaaacaactgaaacagaaacaaaaaaaaactagagaTGTAAGAATAGATATAAAAACTAGAAGGTTTATACTCCGTGTGTTGAAGCTCTCAAATGAACTTAAGTTCATTAACATTACCTTTAATCTAATGACATTTCTCTGATGATAAGTGTTCTCGATTACATTgtaatgtcattatttttaggAGCCATATAACTTAATGATTCAAAGCTGGAGCTGGAATTTTCAATGATGAAAAAACAGCTTAGTTCGGAAAGTAAAGTTGAAATTCAAATGACCAAAATAATGAGTTATAAGATCCTTCATAGGCGACATGAGGAGAGCTTACCTTGTGTCAGGAGTCGTCTGAGTGAGACGGTGTTTTTAAGCTCCTTCAGCTCTCTCCTCAATCTGACACACTCTTGCTCTCTGGCCTGCAGTAGTTCCTGCAGttccttcacacacaaacacacttacatttTGAATTTCTAGCATACAGCCAAATAACTATAGTAGAAATGGTAGAAAAATTGAGATTTTTTGCAAAGATGGGAGCATATAAAGAAAAGGTGCAACATCAAAACATGTCATAATGTTGTACTACTCAGCTTCCCTCTCTTTCCACCTTATACACAATTTTTCAACAGTATCCTTCATGTATCAGAGATAGCTGCATCAATAAGTGGATACCTGTTGCTGTACAGCAGAGGAAGATCCAGAGATCGCCTGACTAAGCTGCAACCTCAgagcctccagctcctcctcccgCTGGCTGTGCTGACCACGCAGCTGGCTCTCTAGAAatctgacacagacagacagagagatttgTCCACCAAATATGAATCACAGCATAACATTTAAAAGGAAGACAAGTAGATACACTAATAGGAATGAATGGAGTAACAGACTGACTTGTTGGCCACTCGTACGGCATCGTAAGCATGAGCCAGGTCCTCTCCTTTCATCTTCACTGCCGGGTCTCTGGCTACGTCCATCTTTTCCATCAACTGGTCCTGTCAgtgcaaacatgaacacaccgTAACATTTTATTGTCATGACCTCATGTTGATGACTGTCATGATAATTAGAGGGGAATAACTACTACAAACATGGGTGGGTGATTTCTGACATTCCTCTTTGAATTTAGTTTTTCCTTCTCCTACATTTTCTCACCATCGGTGTTTCAGAGGTCCACACTGAGATTCTCCTCTCGCaggtgggtgacgtcacactgATCCTGCGGACCTCCTCTGGAGAAGGGAAGGCAGGTGGGAAGGGTGGCATTGAAGTGGGGGAGAGAGGCTCAAAGCTCAGACTCTGGGTGGAGTCCGTCCTTCTGTGGCCTTTGGTAGTGCGCTGTTGAGGGCCTGTCCTGACCTGTTCAGGAAAAGTTTTAAATGGTAATTTTCTCGAAGTGTTTAAgcgtgtctgtgtctgtgtctgtggttaTGAACCTCATTGAGCAGACTCATCTCCCTGAGGTTGTCGTATCTCTGCTCCAGTCTGGTGAACTCTCTCAGGAGACCCTGAtactttcttctctcctcatccAGCTCTGCCCTCAGAGCTGCACTCGCCTGAGACACAGCCTGTTGCACTGACtctgcacacaacacaaagaaaaataaaaagacagagagacatagaAGACTAATGGTTTACCTGTGAGGTAAGGCATATAGTGTGATTTTACCTTCTTGTGCTTTTTCTTGTTCAAGCAAGCGAGCAGAGAGatcctctttctctttgcagaaactctcattttctttctgcaggGTTTGCAACTcctggaaaaaaagagtgacaaTGTTCATTATGAACAAACTGGTATTCGTCACTCCTAATAATAAGCacagtttgaaatgtgtcaAGTTATTCTTGGGTTGGTAGACCTACTTGTGTGAGTTGAAGGATCTCCTGAGCAGCCTTCTCCTGagctctccttctttcctccatctccttctcGCTTATGACAGGGCTGATCTGAGGCTTCTCCTGTTTCTGACTCTCTAGTTTCTGTATCATCGCCCTCAAAGCCTCCAGCTCGGTGCTGGTGGCCTCTCGCTCTGCAAGCAGGGTCTCTTTCAGAGCTGCACCCTCCCTGGCCTGGACAAATTCAAGCACAGCTTTATCATGACAATCTAGAATAAAATGTCCTCTTGACACATGATCAAACTCCCTTTACCCACCTCCTGGTCTGctctcagctgcagctgcatcaGTTTGACTTCCATGCCCTTGTTGAGCTCTCTGTACCTCTCCACTGAGCGTGCCTCTGTCTTTAGTTTCAGCAGCTCTCTCCTGGCAGCCCTGCGCCGCACACAGCACTGCATGAACACCACCGCTGCACGTACTCGCCTATATGCCTGCCTTGCCAACCACCCACGCACCCTTGCCTGAAGCCAGACGGCAGCCCGCTCTGCCACCaactgaggaagaagaaaagagtttCATCAATTATGTCTACATAACTTAACTTTCACAGCTGACTTCAGCTACAAATCAAAATGGGCAGTttaaggttgttgtttttttgtctgtaattaAATGCTGACCTGTCTGTATCTGCGGCGCTCCAGTGTGCCCCTGGTGAAGGCCTGGATGGTGATAGTGGCCTGTCGGATCATGAGGAACAGCTGTCTGATCGCCAGCATGCGATAGGTCTTCTGGATGATTAAGGCAGCCTTGGTGTAGCGCAGGATCAGAGCCCGTCTGCAACCAAGATGATTAtgattattgagtgtgcctgaaagcgcacactatatgttatccaccgaaggaaggaaggaaagaaggaaaaaacgacgaaaggaaggaaggaacgaaGGAAGGaacgaaggaaggaaggaaaaaaatgaaggaaggaaggaaggaaggaaggaaggaaaaaaatgatggaaggaaggaaggaaggaaggaaaaaaatgacgaaaggaaggaaggaaggaaggaaaaaaatgacgaaaggaaggaaggaaggaaggaaggaaggaaggaagaaaggaaaaaaacaacgcTTGTTGTAgtaatactgaatttactgagcacTGTCAGTACTAATgcatgggggcgacggggccagagtctggcacactcaaaatttctttagaaattttctagttgaaATTATTGTGcagtgtaaaatatatttacctAGTAGCAAACATTAACCTGGCTTCATGAGCTCTACTGAATACATCATTAGTACGTTTACATTTTCTATTAATGAAAGCATCATAACTTAGATAAGCATGAGTCTCCTTTCTGGAAACAAAATGgctttctctctcacatacaggcacacaaatatattttctatcCTCACCGTCTGGCCAGAGCTCCTCTCCAGTATCTCTGGATGGTGACAGTTGCCCAGCAGGTCCTGGTGTATGCAATCCGTGCCAGCCATCCTCTGACCCGGCTCTGGATGATCACAGCAGCAACACGCAGCTTCTCCGCTCTCAGCCTCTCCAGAAAAGCCACCTGTCCTGCCCGGAAAAATACTTTGGTCTTTCCAAAGCAGTACTGGTCAGGGTCTGGGATGAGCTCAGGCAGGGTCTGTCTACATGAGGACTGGGCCTGTTCCTGGCTCTGAGGACCTCGAAGCAAAAGGCGGTACCTGCTGAAGAACTCCTCATATGtccatctgaaaacaaaaatgttgaacaaaAATCTTagaaaattatattatattatattataattactTTATAGTTGAACTGTTTAAatagtttgttatttttattttgctctatTCCTCTATTGCAATTGATTTTAGATCGTAGTAGCCACATATTTCATTGCTGAACATTTATACTACATTATTCTTTCACACTCTCGCACTGTTGTGTTACCCATCAGGGATTGTTTTGATCTCATGTGGGTGCTTTTAATGACACTTGGACATCTAAACTTGGAGAAAGCTGCCATCCATATCCTCTTGTATATCTTTATCTTCTTTGCATGTCTACATTGTCTGCATGAGAGCTTTGCACTCTGCAGAGAGTTAGATAAATGTCTCAGTACCTGGATGGATAACCTGCAGCACTGATACGAATTGTCTCCAGCACCCCACAGGCTCTTAACTGCTGGACTGTCCTCCTGGGGTCAAACCTAATAAATACAGCTGTAAGTTTGCTTGATGCACACAAGCAatgttataaaaaatacaaaatcaaatcattttgtgAAGAAAAGCCATACaaagacgcacaaaaaaggttCTTTGAGGTCGTTGGGTTTAATGCAGCGGACGTAGTGAGGAGTGGTGCTGTTGAGAGTGTCCATGAGCATCTGTAAGGACTGACGGAACTGACAGGCACCAACACAAGAACAATGAATGTAAACCATAAAGTGTTAAAGACGAATTCTCTACTCAATCCACAAAACACAACGATCATCAACTCACCTGGAAGCCCACTGTCAGTTTGTGCTCTCTGGTGGCTCTTTTGCCTGAGCGAACACTTCCATTAGCCACAGAGGGAACATTTCCCTGCTGTTGGAACAACTCAGCCACCAGCTCAGACTgacacacagatggacacacacagttacacaagtCAGGTCATCCCCTGGTCACATAGAAGTTATACAACCGTACGAAGTTTAATACCTGACTGGCTTTGAGAATGTTGATGAGCTCCTCAAAGACTGTATCTCGATTCTTGTCTAGAAATCCATCACATTCATATTGCACCTGATAAAAGGAGGAAaacttttaatataaatattcatactGTGGTTGAAGTTTGTTATTATTGTGGCTTCTCAGTGGAAGACCAGAAACGGTTTCTATCAAGTGTTTTGGCCTTCATTACTCACTATGTCTGCAAAGTGCAGGACGATGAAGGCGCTGTTGGACATGCGAGGTTTCTGGAAGTGAGAGTGAGGCTTGCTGGTCAGGTGTTGGTCATACAGCTTGCGCACCCAGCTCTCATCTGAACCTTTGGGCATCTGACGATCACAGAGACTATCCGTaagttacaaacaaacaaaagttccTGTGCAAACATATTTGAGTCTCACTTAGTGGGTGAGAGAAGGACAGCATGACTGACCCTGCACTCCTCATCTAAAAGATCAAAAAGGCCCAGTTGTCCCTCTATGAGATTGATGCACTGCTGATTGTCACTGAACTCAATCCTGCTCCAGGCCAGCTCTTCACGGATGTACTCCTCCTGCTCCAAGTGGAACACGTGCTGCAGgcaaacagagaacaaaaatataacGCCTAAAAACAAGATGAGACAAACAGATTCAATTAATCTAAACAGAAGCTTCAAGGAGACAGACGAGCTGACCATGCAGAGAATAAAAACGGCTTGGAAAGATGAACACAGCGAGGCCAGCTTGGCTACAGAGAACACATCATCCCACTGGGAGGACAGTCTGTGCTTGTTTCCCTCTCAAAATAGAGGCCAAGACAGAGCAGCACTTCCTATTATGAGGACGACAAACCTGAATTCCCTAAAATCAGGAAAATGTGATGCGATTTTGAAAAACCTTCATCCTCTGAACAGAACACTGCACTGTATGAGAGCAAGAGTACGCCACACATGCATTAATATGGTAAAAAGGCTGATTCCTTTAACAGAAATAGGACTTACCCTGTTGAATTGCTGTTGCAGcttttcatttgcataatttatACAGAACTGCTCAAAACTGTTCCGGTCAAAGGTCTCGAATCTGTTTCGAGATAGAAGACTTGTCAGATTAACTGTAACAGACACTCGTATAATTTTCTGGTGTGATTAAATAATCTAGAATGAAGCAACAAAAATGCATCACTCACCCATAGATGTCTAGGACCCCTATAAAGGATCTGGCCTGTCCTCTCTGAGTGCGCAGAGCTGAGTTGAGCCTCTGGACAGTCCATGTAAACAGCTGGCCATAGATATGTTTAGCCAATGCATCTCTGGCTTCTAGAGCCTGCTGACCAGACATGGGTTTAACCAGCATCTCTCCCCCTACAGTCAGTCTGCGTTGACACAGCCAGTGGGCCATCTGAGGTCCTTCCACACCTAACAGCTTGGAGAAGACAGCCAGAGACCTGTCGTCTGcctggagaaaaacaacaaaggactAGACTAATAGAGGCAATAGGAGAGGAATGTTTATGGAAGAACAtccaggaggaggagacaaacaGAATAGACAAACATTTCTTACATCAATGTAACTTCTGTCAGAACTTCTCCCACTGGCTTGGATGTTCACATTTCCCAGGTGCAGAACAGCTGCCAGGATCCTGAAGAGCTCCATCTGTTGGTCAGGCTGCACCCCTGCAATTTTAACAAACATACCAACAATTTGGTTTAACCTTCATTAACAAGGACACAATTCAAAATCTGAGAGTCTGAACAATTGCAGTCCTCAAATGTCTGagaatttacatttacagtttgtatatgtgtgtaaagTCCCTGGATAAAATAAGCTAAATGACTACATGTAAATGTAGTTAC
Above is a window of Larimichthys crocea isolate SSNF chromosome XVII, L_crocea_2.0, whole genome shotgun sequence DNA encoding:
- the LOC104921041 gene encoding unconventional myosin-Vb, whose product is MSCLGGARKCYKSWNSARIEDGAGVWIPDPDAVWVSAQLLRDYSPREKHLLLQLSNGKEVQYPVASPSDLPPLGNPDILEGENDLTALSFLHEPAVLHNLRVRFLDYSSIYTYCGIVLVAINPYDQLPIYGEEVIDAYSGQDMADMEPHIFSVAEEAYRTMTREEKNQSIIISGESGSGKTVSAKFTMRYFAVVGGAAQQTSVEERVLASNPIMESIGNAKTTRNDNSSRFGKYIEIGFGRKGDIIAANMRTYLLEKSRVVFQASAERNYHIFYQLCASRELPEIRSFKLDAPERFRYTSQGGEMQIPGTDDLADLERTRNAFTILGVQPDQQMELFRILAAVLHLGNVNIQASGRSSDRSYIDADDRSLAVFSKLLGVEGPQMAHWLCQRRLTVGGEMLVKPMSGQQALEARDALAKHIYGQLFTWTVQRLNSALRTQRGQARSFIGVLDIYGFETFDRNSFEQFCINYANEKLQQQFNRHVFHLEQEEYIREELAWSRIEFSDNQQCINLIEGQLGLFDLLDEECRMPKGSDESWVRKLYDQHLTSKPHSHFQKPRMSNSAFIVLHFADIVQYECDGFLDKNRDTVFEELINILKASQSELVAELFQQQGNVPSVANGSVRSGKRATREHKLTVGFQFRQSLQMLMDTLNSTTPHYVRCIKPNDLKEPFLFDPRRTVQQLRACGVLETIRISAAGYPSRWTYEEFFSRYRLLLRGPQSQEQAQSSCRQTLPELIPDPDQYCFGKTKVFFRAGQVAFLERLRAEKLRVAAVIIQSRVRGWLARIAYTRTCWATVTIQRYWRGALARRRALILRYTKAALIIQKTYRMLAIRQLFLMIRQATITIQAFTRGTLERRRYRQLVAERAAVWLQARVRGWLARQAYRRVRAAVVFMQCCVRRRAARRELLKLKTEARSVERYRELNKGMEVKLMQLQLRADQEAREGAALKETLLAEREATSTELEALRAMIQKLESQKQEKPQISPVISEKEMEERRRAQEKAAQEILQLTQELQTLQKENESFCKEKEDLSARLLEQEKAQEESVQQAVSQASAALRAELDEERRKYQGLLREFTRLEQRYDNLREMSLLNEVRTGPQQRTTKGHRRTDSTQSLSFEPLSPTSMPPFPPAFPSPEEVRRISVTSPTCERRISVWTSETPMDQLMEKMDVARDPAVKMKGEDLAHAYDAVRVANKFLESQLRGQHSQREEELEALRLQLSQAISGSSSAVQQQELQELLQAREQECVRLRRELKELKNTVSLRRLLTQVLPSEVTSCPSPPKPATVTGLLECRKRDETRLIKNLITDIRVDSALSLPPGLPASVVFLCVRQADCSGDQTHARSLCSAAVTAMKAALKKHSTDVDMTAMWLKNACLLHDLLTQHSPKQTLNSDELVPLTTDVSDLIRTLSDLCIQAYQQLLSITEKRLQNIIVPALLESETIPGLSAAAVKLVTSRKRAGSDPRALGGDAPTMASVLRELGALHTALSRQALPPAQMEQAFHQLTYLMCASAFNSLLLRKDMCCWSRGMQIRYNVSLLEEWLRSRGLQAGGAVATLEPLIQAVQLLQAGKKTEADAQALVQTCTALSSQQIVKILTLYTPHSDLDERVTLNFIRSVQGLLKGHSDGQPPQLLMDVRRVFPVTFPYMPPPVLCAEQLVIPDSLKISFLRRV